One Candidatus Ornithobacterium hominis genomic region harbors:
- a CDS encoding glutamate ligase domain-containing protein: protein MNLEEISLMGERNVSNSLAGALNRNILRLRKKIIQESLTDFDAVEHRLESVISVHGIQFINDSKATNINATFYALQSMKNPTIWIVGGVDKGNDYSELVPLVKKNVKAIVCLGINNEKIKATFSGIVPQIIETKTMKDAVSSAYMLGKKGDTVLLSPACANCDLFEDYQERGRQFKKEVKNL from the coding sequence ATGAATTTAGAAGAAATTTCTTTGATGGGAGAACGCAATGTCTCCAACTCATTAGCAGGAGCTTTAAATAGAAATATTTTAAGGCTTAGAAAAAAAATTATCCAAGAAAGTTTAACTGATTTTGATGCCGTGGAACATCGTCTAGAATCAGTGATCTCCGTTCATGGAATCCAATTTATCAACGATAGCAAAGCTACCAATATCAATGCTACATTTTACGCATTACAGAGTATGAAAAATCCTACCATTTGGATTGTAGGCGGCGTTGACAAAGGAAACGATTACAGCGAATTAGTTCCGCTTGTGAAGAAAAACGTAAAAGCCATCGTATGCTTAGGAATTAATAACGAAAAAATTAAAGCTACCTTTAGTGGCATCGTTCCTCAAATCATTGAAACAAAAACAATGAAAGATGCCGTAAGCTCAGCGTATATGCTTGGCAAAAAGGGTGACACTGTCCTTCTCTCCCCAGCTTGTGCTAATTGCGATTTATTTGAAGACTATCAAGAGCGTGGGCGTCAATTTAAAAAAGAAGTAAAAAATCTATAA
- a CDS encoding FtsW/RodA/SpoVE family cell cycle protein, translating to MNWLNKIFLGDKYLIAFIMLLAIFSLLPGFSASSSIEYAAQTGTVWGQFGKQVAFLVIGLVILFSMQRIDYRYFGGFAILGLPFIVLLLILTLLQGTSIDGANASRWLKLPGIPLSIQTSTLASVVLMVYVARYLTKIRNKKIEFKQTILPLFIPIFVIVGLIFPANGSTAIILFAMVMMLLFLGGFPIPYLVGIGTIILVGAGLFIFAALNYGDQFPNSRVHTWKNRIERFQKPASNSLESWQETNAKAAIVEGGITGKGPGKSAIKHTLPQASSDFIYAVIIEEYGLIGGVSLLFLFLLILFRIIIIGTKIHTYFGSLLAFAIGIPIVFQALINMGVAVGLFPTTGQPLPMISFGGTSLWITCLSFGILLSISRQILPKEEIQKEEKIKSEADLQDIA from the coding sequence ATGAACTGGCTGAATAAAATATTTTTAGGCGACAAGTACCTCATTGCATTCATTATGCTTTTGGCAATATTTTCTCTATTACCTGGCTTCTCAGCTAGCTCAAGCATCGAGTACGCTGCCCAGACTGGAACCGTTTGGGGGCAATTTGGCAAACAAGTCGCTTTTCTAGTCATCGGTTTAGTCATTTTATTCAGCATGCAGCGAATTGATTACCGTTATTTTGGCGGATTTGCTATTTTAGGCTTGCCCTTCATCGTGCTATTGTTGATTTTAACTTTATTGCAAGGCACCAGTATTGATGGAGCCAATGCCTCTCGTTGGCTAAAGCTACCTGGCATCCCATTATCAATACAAACTTCCACTTTGGCCTCAGTCGTTTTGATGGTCTACGTTGCACGGTATTTAACTAAAATCAGGAATAAAAAAATTGAATTTAAACAAACTATTTTACCTCTTTTTATACCGATTTTTGTTATAGTCGGATTAATTTTCCCAGCAAATGGTTCTACGGCTATCATCTTGTTTGCTATGGTAATGATGCTACTATTTTTAGGAGGTTTTCCTATCCCATATTTAGTCGGCATTGGGACAATAATTTTAGTCGGGGCAGGTTTATTTATATTTGCTGCCTTGAATTATGGAGACCAATTTCCTAACTCCCGCGTTCACACTTGGAAAAACAGAATTGAACGCTTCCAAAAACCCGCAAGCAATAGCCTTGAATCTTGGCAAGAAACCAATGCCAAAGCAGCTATAGTAGAAGGTGGAATCACTGGCAAAGGCCCAGGGAAAAGCGCCATAAAGCACACACTCCCACAAGCATCTTCAGATTTCATTTATGCGGTAATCATAGAAGAGTACGGATTGATAGGTGGCGTGAGTTTACTTTTTTTATTCCTACTAATTTTATTTAGAATCATCATCATCGGAACAAAAATTCACACCTATTTCGGAAGTTTACTCGCTTTTGCGATTGGAATCCCCATTGTCTTCCAAGCCTTGATAAATATGGGTGTCGCCGTTGGTTTATTCCCGACTACGGGTCAACCTTTGCCTATGATTAGTTTTGGGGGCACATCGTTGTGGATTACGTGCTTATCTTTCGGTATTTTATTAAGCATCAGTCGACAAATTTTGCCTAAAGAAGAAATTCAAAAAGAAGAAAAAATAAAAAGTGAAGCAGACCTACAAGACATTGCCTAA
- the mraY gene encoding phospho-N-acetylmuramoyl-pentapeptide-transferase: MLYHLIEFLNQYFDVPGFNMLKSVTFRAASAVIISLLIALFIGKKIIYFLRRKQLGETIRDLGLAGQKEKEGTPTMGGIIIILATLIPVLLFAKLNNIYTILLLISTLWMGLIGFIDDYIKVFRKNKKGLAGKFKILGQVGLGLFVGVILYFSPQVTVRQQVSDQPTYNAQSADELFAPATKSNLTNIPFLKNNELNYDSLLFFLNKEEAMKWSWVIFIPIVIFIITAVSNGSNLTDGIDGLAAGSSMIILGTLALFAFVSGNFILADYLNILYIPHAQEVVIFATAFSGALIGFLWYNTYPAQVFMGDTGSLTIGGLIAVISIIVRKELLLPLLCGIFLAESLSVMLQVSWFKYTKKKYGEGRRIFLISPLHHHFQKQNYHESKIVNRFFIIGFILAVLAVLTLKIR, translated from the coding sequence ATGTTATACCATTTAATTGAATTTTTAAATCAGTATTTTGACGTGCCAGGCTTTAATATGCTGAAGTCTGTAACTTTCCGTGCGGCATCTGCCGTTATCATTTCCTTACTTATTGCTTTGTTTATCGGCAAAAAGATTATTTATTTTTTGAGAAGAAAACAATTGGGCGAAACGATAAGGGATTTAGGCTTAGCTGGGCAAAAAGAAAAAGAAGGTACCCCGACAATGGGTGGCATCATCATTATTCTTGCCACCCTTATTCCAGTTTTACTTTTTGCAAAACTCAACAATATTTATACAATTTTACTGCTTATTTCCACGCTTTGGATGGGGCTCATCGGATTTATTGACGACTACATCAAAGTTTTTAGAAAAAATAAAAAAGGTTTAGCAGGAAAGTTTAAAATTTTAGGGCAAGTAGGCCTAGGTTTATTCGTTGGTGTTATTTTATACTTCAGCCCACAAGTCACTGTAAGACAACAAGTCAGTGACCAGCCAACCTACAATGCACAGAGCGCTGATGAATTGTTCGCCCCAGCTACCAAATCAAACTTGACTAACATTCCGTTCCTGAAAAACAATGAGCTCAATTATGACTCTCTCCTGTTTTTCTTAAACAAAGAAGAAGCGATGAAATGGAGTTGGGTAATCTTTATCCCGATTGTTATCTTCATCATCACAGCTGTTTCAAATGGTTCTAATCTGACTGATGGCATCGATGGATTAGCGGCAGGAAGCTCCATGATTATTTTAGGAACTTTAGCTCTGTTTGCCTTTGTCTCTGGCAACTTTATTTTAGCTGATTATTTAAACATCTTATACATACCTCATGCGCAGGAAGTCGTGATTTTCGCTACAGCTTTCAGCGGTGCATTGATTGGGTTTTTGTGGTACAACACTTACCCAGCACAAGTTTTCATGGGAGACACAGGTAGCTTGACTATCGGTGGTCTTATTGCAGTCATTTCCATTATTGTGCGTAAAGAACTTCTTCTACCTCTGCTCTGCGGAATTTTCTTGGCAGAAAGTCTCTCGGTCATGTTGCAGGTTTCTTGGTTTAAATACACCAAAAAGAAATACGGCGAGGGCAGAAGAATTTTCTTGATTTCGCCCTTGCATCATCATTTTCAAAAACAAAATTACCACGAAAGCAAAATCGTCAATCGTTTTTTTATCATCGGTTTTATACTCGCTGTATTAGCCGTTTTAACCTTAAAAATTCGTTAA
- a CDS encoding UDP-N-acetylmuramoyl-L-alanyl-D-glutamate--2,6-diaminopimelate ligase, which translates to MNISELLHNIPILQQQGSFTGGVGEIQMDSRKVSKGDVFVAISGPQEDGHDFITSALDKGAQVIFHEKEIKDFRENVLYIQVKNSAKSLGLICKNYFGDPSSQLNLIGITGTNGKTTTASLLYQTAESLGYPSVLISTINIRIHQKTLSTKNTTPDIISINKILKEAVDSGFEYAFMEVSSHGIGQERISGLEFKVAGFTNISHEHLDYHKTFKSYIIAKKKFFDELSKDAVAITNMDDKNGVVMLQNSKALKKSYALKSVADYQGKILENRFNGMLLLLNQKELWTQLVGKFNAYNLLLVYSIGLELGWDEEELLVSLSKLQKVKGRFESYISPSGQIIIVDYAHTPDALENVMSTVNETRTKNETFWVLVGCGGNRDAQKRPKMAKVACHLADRVVLTSDNPRNEDPNKIIEDMESGIEPQFFSKYSKIPDRQEAIKNVLANSHSGDIILIAGKGHENYQEIKGERFYFDDMEITKSLTQKIFK; encoded by the coding sequence ATGAACATTAGCGAATTACTACATAACATTCCCATTCTCCAGCAACAAGGAAGCTTCACTGGTGGTGTAGGCGAAATCCAAATGGATTCTAGAAAAGTGAGCAAGGGAGATGTCTTTGTGGCTATTTCAGGTCCGCAGGAAGATGGTCATGATTTCATTACTTCTGCCCTTGATAAAGGTGCTCAGGTGATTTTTCATGAGAAAGAAATCAAAGACTTTCGAGAAAATGTTTTGTACATTCAAGTGAAAAATTCAGCCAAAAGTCTAGGTTTAATTTGCAAAAATTATTTTGGAGATCCTTCTTCTCAGCTGAATTTGATTGGCATAACTGGCACTAATGGTAAAACGACAACAGCGAGCCTTTTGTACCAAACAGCAGAGAGTTTAGGCTACCCGTCTGTTTTGATTTCAACCATCAATATTCGTATTCACCAAAAAACTTTGTCTACAAAAAATACAACGCCAGACATTATTAGTATCAACAAGATTTTAAAAGAGGCGGTAGATTCTGGTTTTGAATATGCTTTTATGGAGGTTAGCTCACACGGCATCGGACAGGAGCGAATCAGTGGCTTAGAATTCAAAGTTGCTGGCTTCACCAATATCTCACATGAACATTTAGACTACCACAAAACATTTAAAAGTTACATTATTGCAAAAAAGAAATTTTTTGACGAGCTGAGCAAAGATGCTGTTGCCATTACCAATATGGATGATAAAAATGGTGTGGTTATGCTACAAAATTCTAAAGCCTTAAAAAAATCTTATGCCTTGAAATCTGTTGCTGATTACCAAGGAAAAATTTTAGAAAATCGATTTAATGGAATGCTGCTCTTGCTTAACCAAAAAGAACTTTGGACTCAGCTAGTCGGGAAATTCAATGCTTACAATCTTTTATTAGTCTATTCCATAGGGTTGGAATTGGGTTGGGATGAAGAAGAGCTTCTAGTCAGTCTAAGCAAGTTGCAAAAAGTAAAAGGTCGATTCGAATCTTATATCTCTCCTAGCGGGCAAATCATCATTGTAGATTATGCCCATACGCCTGACGCTTTAGAAAACGTAATGTCAACGGTGAACGAAACTCGAACCAAGAATGAAACCTTTTGGGTTTTGGTAGGTTGTGGAGGAAATCGCGATGCCCAAAAAAGACCTAAAATGGCAAAAGTTGCTTGCCACTTGGCTGACCGAGTGGTTCTTACTTCTGATAACCCTAGAAATGAAGACCCCAACAAAATCATTGAAGACATGGAGAGCGGAATTGAACCTCAATTTTTTTCAAAATATAGCAAAATACCCGATCGCCAAGAAGCCATAAAAAATGTACTTGCCAACAGCCACTCGGGTGACATCATCTTAATTGCAGGTAAAGGCCACGAAAATTACCAAGAAATAAAGGGAGAGCGATTTTATTTTGACGACATGGAAATTACTAAAAGTTTAACTCAAAAGATTTTTAAATAA